A DNA window from Methylocystis heyeri contains the following coding sequences:
- a CDS encoding TonB family protein: protein MHVPERVTTNRLKGNGVVLFRVDIKGNLTGVSVYKSSGLPDLDAAAVASVRRAAPFPPPPRGLIAPINFNYTSN, encoded by the coding sequence ATGCATGTGCCCGAGCGGGTCACGACCAATCGTCTCAAGGGAAACGGGGTGGTCCTCTTCCGGGTCGACATCAAGGGCAATCTAACCGGGGTCTCCGTCTACAAATCCAGCGGCCTGCCCGATCTCGACGCCGCCGCCGTGGCGAGCGTTCGCCGCGCCGCGCCTTTCCCCCCGCCGCCGCGCGGCCTGATCGCGCCGATCAATTTTAACTATACCAGCAACTGA
- the lexA gene encoding transcriptional repressor LexA — protein sequence MLTRKQSDLLRFINERLKETGVPPSFDEMKDALDLRSKSGIHRLILALEERGFIRRLPNRARALEVLRLPESSTPSAPNRARKFSPNVIEGSLGRVRPLQEREENNENQQVAIPVMGRIAAGTPISAIQSRSHTISLPPDLLSNGEHFALEVRGDSMIEAGILDGDTVVIKKQDQAESGDIVVALIDDEEATLKRLRKRGASIALEAANPAYETRIFGPDRVRIQGKLISLVRRY from the coding sequence ATGTTGACGCGAAAGCAGAGCGATCTCCTGCGTTTCATTAACGAACGCCTCAAAGAGACCGGCGTGCCTCCCTCCTTCGACGAGATGAAGGACGCGCTCGATCTGCGCTCCAAATCCGGCATCCATCGCCTGATCCTCGCACTCGAGGAGCGCGGTTTCATACGCCGCCTGCCCAACCGCGCCCGCGCCCTGGAGGTGCTCCGCCTTCCAGAGTCCTCCACTCCTTCGGCGCCGAACCGGGCGCGCAAATTCTCGCCCAATGTCATCGAGGGCAGCCTCGGCCGCGTGCGCCCTTTGCAGGAGCGCGAGGAGAACAACGAGAATCAGCAGGTTGCGATTCCGGTGATGGGACGCATCGCCGCCGGCACGCCGATTTCGGCGATCCAGTCGCGCAGCCACACCATCAGCCTGCCGCCCGATCTGCTTTCGAACGGCGAGCATTTCGCGCTCGAGGTGCGCGGCGACTCGATGATCGAGGCCGGCATCCTCGACGGCGATACGGTCGTCATCAAGAAACAGGACCAGGCCGAGAGCGGCGACATCGTCGTCGCGCTGATCGACGACGAGGAAGCGACGCTGAAGCGCCTGCGCAAGCGCGGGGCTTCGATTGCGCTGGAGGCGGCCAATCCGGCCTATGAGACCCGTATCTTCGGTCCTGACCGCGTGCGCATCCAGGGCAAGCTGATCAGCCTGGTGCGGCGTTATTGA
- a CDS encoding ComEC/Rec2 family competence protein, whose amino-acid sequence MGQGRGPVFGALALRLRAALSAAYEKESALRRPFLWTPVAAGAGALLYFAAEHEPSLPVALALFALLAFGAWRTRANPRFHLPLLLLACVCGGFFSAVWRAARVDAPIVPRTGVGQLTGYVEELDLRRGGARFVLRVASAEGLPGDAAPTRVRLTTRGEPDFKAGDFIALKARLLPPAHASLPGSYDFARDAYFMGIGAVGSALGRIETMPPPDPAPVSLRFGAAIDRARNALALRVYNALEGDVGAIAAAMVTGKRDFLSENAKELIRRAGIFHIVTISGVQMSLVAGIFFVGLRRILSLSQTLALHYPIKKWAAALAIVGAAVYDIFTGSRVGTERALVMTLAMLLAVLLDRAAFSMRNLAWAAFFVVMFEPEALLGASFQLSFAAVAALIAVYEAKADVRNLDRERAGDVSVLSPRPAQEYWLARLKRGLLLGPGAALFATFCATSATASFMANDFHEISPYVLVGNPLTLAIIEFFAVPAALLGAALYPLGLDGLVWSYLGLGIDLVVAIAKLIGSAPGASLPVKSFAPWAIFLLALAMLFMVLWRSWTLRAFALPLALLGLLGASSGPGFDLAVAPSGESAAVRLPEGGLALLGSKPGAFAAEQWLRADADSRAPGDARGGVSCDSYGCVARAIDGRFVVLVEKRAALIEDCAKAAIVVTPLYAPSGCDAPVVIDRRKLEETGAVALRLKPSGVEWSTGRSRGEDRPWSKPPPGHKIFTPPPEPNAGGDGEAADFEE is encoded by the coding sequence GTGGGGCAGGGGCGCGGGCCGGTCTTCGGCGCGCTGGCGCTGCGTCTGCGAGCGGCCTTGAGCGCCGCCTATGAAAAAGAATCAGCCCTGCGCCGACCTTTCCTCTGGACTCCGGTCGCAGCCGGCGCCGGCGCTCTTCTGTATTTCGCAGCGGAGCACGAACCCTCGCTTCCCGTCGCGCTGGCGCTTTTCGCTCTATTGGCCTTCGGCGCCTGGCGCACCCGCGCCAATCCGCGCTTTCATCTTCCTCTCCTGCTGCTCGCCTGCGTCTGTGGCGGGTTTTTCTCGGCGGTCTGGCGCGCGGCTCGGGTCGACGCGCCCATCGTCCCGCGCACCGGCGTCGGCCAGCTCACCGGCTATGTCGAGGAGCTCGATCTGCGCCGCGGCGGGGCGCGATTCGTTCTGCGCGTGGCCAGTGCTGAGGGGCTGCCCGGCGACGCGGCGCCTACGCGCGTCCGTCTGACGACGCGGGGCGAACCCGATTTCAAGGCGGGCGATTTCATCGCGCTCAAGGCGCGCCTGCTGCCGCCGGCTCACGCCTCGCTGCCCGGCTCCTACGACTTCGCCCGGGACGCATATTTCATGGGCATAGGCGCGGTCGGCAGCGCATTAGGGCGCATCGAGACCATGCCGCCGCCCGACCCCGCGCCCGTCTCGCTGCGTTTCGGCGCCGCCATCGACCGGGCGCGGAACGCCCTGGCGCTGAGGGTCTACAACGCCCTCGAGGGCGACGTCGGCGCCATCGCCGCCGCCATGGTCACGGGCAAGAGGGATTTCCTTTCCGAAAACGCCAAAGAGCTGATCAGGCGCGCGGGCATTTTCCATATCGTCACCATTTCCGGCGTCCAGATGTCGCTCGTCGCGGGAATTTTCTTCGTCGGCCTGCGCCGCATCCTGTCCCTGTCGCAGACGCTAGCGCTCCACTACCCGATCAAGAAATGGGCGGCGGCGCTCGCGATTGTGGGCGCAGCGGTCTACGACATCTTCACCGGCTCGCGGGTCGGCACGGAGCGCGCCCTGGTCATGACCCTCGCGATGCTCCTCGCCGTCCTGCTGGATCGCGCCGCCTTCTCGATGCGCAACCTCGCCTGGGCCGCATTCTTCGTGGTGATGTTCGAACCCGAGGCATTGCTGGGCGCGAGCTTCCAGCTCTCCTTCGCTGCGGTCGCCGCCCTGATCGCGGTCTATGAGGCGAAAGCCGATGTGCGCAATCTCGACCGCGAGCGCGCCGGCGACGTCTCCGTCCTTTCTCCGCGCCCTGCGCAGGAATACTGGCTCGCCCGGCTCAAACGCGGGCTGCTGCTCGGGCCCGGCGCCGCGTTGTTCGCCACCTTCTGCGCCACCTCCGCGACCGCCTCCTTCATGGCCAACGACTTCCATGAGATCAGCCCCTATGTGCTGGTCGGAAACCCGCTCACGCTCGCGATCATCGAATTTTTCGCGGTGCCGGCGGCTTTGCTCGGGGCGGCGCTCTACCCGCTCGGCCTCGACGGGCTGGTGTGGAGCTATCTCGGCCTCGGGATCGACCTCGTGGTCGCCATCGCAAAACTCATCGGCTCGGCGCCCGGCGCCAGCCTGCCGGTGAAAAGCTTCGCGCCCTGGGCGATCTTCCTGCTCGCCCTCGCTATGCTCTTCATGGTGCTCTGGCGCAGCTGGACGCTGCGCGCCTTCGCATTGCCGCTCGCTCTGCTCGGTCTCCTCGGCGCCTCCAGCGGCCCTGGGTTCGACCTCGCAGTGGCGCCGAGCGGAGAATCAGCGGCCGTGCGTCTGCCGGAAGGCGGCCTTGCGCTGCTGGGATCAAAACCCGGCGCCTTCGCGGCCGAGCAATGGCTGCGCGCCGACGCCGATTCTCGCGCGCCGGGTGACGCCCGCGGCGGCGTCTCCTGCGACAGCTACGGCTGCGTCGCCCGCGCCATCGACGGTAGATTCGTCGTCCTCGTCGAGAAGCGGGCTGCGTTGATCGAAGATTGCGCCAAGGCCGCAATTGTCGTGACGCCGCTCTATGCGCCTTCCGGGTGCGACGCGCCGGTCGTCATAGACCGCCGGAAACTCGAAGAAACCGGCGCGGTCGCCCTGCGCCTGAAGCCGTCGGGGGTCGAATGGTCGACGGGGCGAAGCCGCGGCGAGGATCGGCCATGGTCCAAACCGCCCCCGGGGCATAAGATTTTCACGCCGCCGCCCGAGCCCAATGCGGGCGGAGACGGGGAGGCAGCGGATTTCGAGGAGTAG
- the gltX gene encoding glutamate--tRNA ligase, giving the protein MSQQVVTRFAPSPTGFLHIGGARTALFNWLYARKRGGKMLLRIEDTDRERSTKEAMEAILDGLRWLGLHWDGEVIYQFARAPRHREVAEELLAKGAAYRCWASAQELEEMREKARAEGRPPRYDGRWRDRDPSEAPVGVAPVIRLKAPRDGETVIEDAVQGRVVFPNKDMDDFVLLRSDGAPTYMLAVVVDDHDMGVTQIIRGDDHLTNAARQKLIYEALGWETPAFAHIPLIHGPDGAKLSKRHGALGVDAYREMGYLPAALRNYLARLGWSQGDKEFFTGDELIEAFDLAQVHRSPARFDFVKLENMNGHFMRAMDDAELFAALIDTLPYLKGGPEIAAKLDEGRKAQLLAAMSGLKARAKTLNELLDGAGFLFAARPLAMEPKAEQILAQGGRDRLAALHPRLAALGEWSAAATESVVRETAEALSIKLGDLAQPLRAALTGRTTSPGIFEVMEILGREESLARLADQASAQ; this is encoded by the coding sequence ATGTCGCAACAGGTCGTCACTCGTTTCGCTCCTTCCCCCACCGGCTTCCTCCACATCGGCGGGGCGCGCACGGCGCTCTTCAACTGGCTCTATGCGCGCAAGCGCGGCGGAAAAATGCTGCTGCGGATCGAGGACACCGACCGCGAACGTTCGACCAAAGAGGCGATGGAGGCGATCCTCGACGGCCTGCGCTGGCTCGGGCTCCATTGGGACGGCGAGGTGATCTATCAGTTCGCGCGGGCGCCGCGGCATCGCGAGGTCGCCGAGGAGCTGCTGGCCAAGGGCGCGGCCTATCGCTGCTGGGCTTCGGCGCAGGAGCTCGAGGAAATGCGCGAGAAAGCGCGGGCCGAAGGCCGGCCGCCGCGTTACGACGGCCGCTGGCGCGACCGCGATCCTTCCGAGGCGCCCGTGGGCGTCGCGCCCGTCATTCGCCTCAAGGCCCCGCGCGACGGCGAGACCGTGATCGAGGACGCGGTTCAGGGACGCGTGGTATTCCCCAACAAGGACATGGACGATTTCGTCCTGCTGCGCTCGGACGGCGCGCCGACCTATATGCTCGCCGTGGTGGTGGACGATCACGACATGGGCGTCACCCAGATCATCCGGGGCGACGACCATCTCACCAATGCGGCCCGGCAGAAGCTGATTTATGAAGCCCTCGGCTGGGAGACCCCCGCCTTCGCGCATATTCCGCTGATCCACGGGCCCGACGGCGCCAAGCTCTCGAAACGCCACGGCGCGCTCGGGGTCGACGCCTATCGCGAGATGGGCTACCTGCCGGCCGCCTTGAGAAATTACCTCGCGCGGCTGGGCTGGAGCCAGGGCGACAAGGAGTTCTTCACCGGCGACGAGCTGATCGAGGCTTTCGATCTCGCCCAGGTGCACCGCTCGCCCGCGCGCTTCGACTTCGTGAAGCTCGAGAACATGAACGGCCATTTCATGCGCGCCATGGACGACGCGGAGCTGTTTGCGGCCTTGATCGACACCCTGCCCTATCTCAAGGGCGGGCCCGAGATCGCGGCCAAGCTCGACGAGGGCAGGAAGGCGCAATTGCTCGCCGCCATGTCCGGCCTCAAGGCGCGCGCCAAAACCCTCAATGAGCTTCTCGACGGCGCCGGATTCCTCTTTGCGGCGCGCCCGCTCGCGATGGAGCCGAAAGCCGAGCAGATCCTCGCCCAGGGCGGCAGGGACCGGCTCGCCGCCCTCCACCCGCGCCTCGCCGCGCTCGGCGAGTGGTCGGCCGCAGCGACCGAGAGCGTCGTGCGGGAGACCGCCGAAGCCCTTTCGATCAAGCTCGGAGACCTCGCCCAGCCTTTGCGCGCGGCCCTCACCGGCCGCACCACTTCGCCCGGAATTTTCGAGGTCATGGAGATTTTGGGCCGCGAAGAAAGCCTCGCTCGCCTCGCCGATCAGGCCTCCGCGCAATAA
- the gltA gene encoding citrate synthase yields the protein MTESKGSITVDGKSVELPIKHGSVGPDVIDIRSLYSVTGMFTYDPGFTSTASCESKITYIDGDAGVLLYRGYPIQQLAEHGDFLETCYLLLYGELPTGAQKADFDYRITRHTMVHEQMAKFFQGFRRDAHPMAVMVAAVGALSAFYHDSTNIADPTQRLVASTRMIAKIPTLAAMAYKYSIGQPFVYPKNDLDYTSNFLRMCFAVPCEDYKVNPVLARALDRIFILHADHEQNASTSTVRLSGSSGANPFACIAAGIASLWGPAHGGANEAVLKMLEEIGTPERIPHYIARAKDKDDPFRLMGFGHRVYKNYDPRAKIMQTTTREVLSELGVKDVLLDVALELERIALHDDYFIEKKLYPNIDFYSGITLKAMNFPTAMFTVLFAVARTVGWIAQWKEMIEDPGSKIGRPRQLYTGAPQREYVPITKRA from the coding sequence ATGACCGAGTCCAAGGGATCAATTACAGTCGACGGAAAGTCGGTCGAACTCCCCATCAAGCACGGCTCGGTCGGGCCGGACGTGATCGACATTCGTTCGCTGTACAGCGTGACGGGGATGTTCACCTATGACCCCGGCTTCACCTCGACCGCGAGCTGCGAATCGAAGATCACCTATATCGACGGCGACGCCGGGGTGCTGCTCTATCGCGGCTATCCGATCCAGCAGCTCGCCGAGCACGGCGACTTCCTCGAGACCTGCTATCTGCTGCTTTACGGCGAGCTCCCCACCGGGGCCCAGAAGGCCGATTTCGACTACCGCATCACGCGCCACACCATGGTGCATGAGCAGATGGCGAAGTTCTTCCAGGGATTCCGCCGCGACGCCCATCCGATGGCGGTCATGGTGGCGGCGGTGGGCGCGCTCTCGGCCTTCTATCACGACTCGACCAACATCGCCGATCCGACCCAGCGGCTGGTCGCTTCGACGCGCATGATCGCCAAGATCCCCACGCTGGCGGCGATGGCCTATAAATATTCCATCGGCCAGCCTTTCGTTTATCCCAAGAACGACCTCGACTACACCTCCAACTTCCTGCGCATGTGCTTTGCGGTTCCCTGCGAGGACTACAAGGTCAACCCCGTGCTGGCGCGGGCGCTGGACCGCATCTTCATCCTGCATGCGGACCACGAGCAGAACGCCTCGACCTCGACGGTGCGTCTGTCCGGCTCTTCGGGCGCAAACCCCTTCGCCTGCATCGCCGCCGGCATTGCGTCGCTGTGGGGGCCGGCCCATGGCGGCGCCAACGAGGCGGTGCTGAAAATGCTCGAGGAGATCGGGACGCCCGAGCGCATCCCGCATTACATCGCCCGGGCCAAGGACAAGGACGACCCCTTCCGCCTGATGGGCTTCGGGCACCGGGTCTATAAGAACTACGATCCGCGCGCCAAGATCATGCAGACGACGACGCGCGAGGTGCTGAGCGAGCTCGGCGTGAAGGACGTGCTGCTGGACGTCGCCCTGGAGCTGGAGCGCATCGCGCTGCACGACGACTACTTCATCGAGAAAAAACTCTATCCCAACATCGACTTCTATTCGGGCATCACGCTCAAGGCGATGAACTTCCCCACCGCTATGTTCACGGTGCTTTTCGCCGTGGCGCGCACCGTGGGCTGGATCGCGCAGTGGAAGGAGATGATCGAGGACCCGGGCTCCAAGATCGGCCGCCCGCGCCAGCTCTACACCGGCGCGCCGCAGCGGGAATATGTTCCGATCACAAAGCGGGCGTGA
- a CDS encoding class I SAM-dependent DNA methyltransferase, translating into MTPQDFIRKWKTHALTERASAQEHFIDLCRLVGHPTPAEDDPQGDHFTFEKGASIVGGGDGWADVWKKGYFAWEYKKRRRNLDEAMTQLTRYAAALEHPPLLVVCDTIRFQILTTWTNLETKKYSFELEDLTDPEKLKILHAVFHDPEALKPTRTRAMITADAAKKFQTISDALQSRNPDREAVAHFVNQLVFCFFADSVKLLPEGLLKKLLQTAEKRPHKSREYLQKLFDQMKDGGEFDLTEIAWFNGGLFDGRAPLALEHVEIGLLFALTSLDWSLIDPTIFGTLFERFLDPDKRAQIGAHYTDPDKIMMIVEPVVLRPLRARWRDAFGRIGEIMRPAGEAGAAGRKGQKDQDRKIAAARARAEGLRDEFIDGLTRLRILDPACGSGNFLYLALQGVKDIEYCAINDCETLGLGRPVTRVGPEILLGIEINPFAAELARTTIWIGDIQWSIKNAIYSRPTPILRKLDSIEQRDAVLNADGSEAQWPETDFIIGNPPFLGGKKLRAGLGHDYVERLFAAYDGRVPAEADLVCYWFSKAWEAVGAARAKAVGLVATNSIRGGANRRVLEPIAQANAIFEAWSDEPWTIDGAAVRVSLVCFGATEEERRLDGQPSAAINADLSGRSSDVTLAQRLKENEGVAFMGDTKGGAFDIPGELAREWLRAPLNPNGRPNSEVLRPWVNGLDVTRRPRDMWIIDFGWEMSEDEAAMYEAPFAYVLEHVKPERDKNRRDAYRKYWWRHVEARPAMWAAIKALAATSPAPDQKASLRPRATSEPGSNPGVEGGPSSASPPRKDATSGARYIATPRVARYRSFLWMHGSCVPDSRCFALARNDEAFFGILQSGFHEHWSMATGSWHGVGDDPVYNTSTCFETFPFPAGLTPNIPATDYADDPRAKRIAAAAKKLDELRRNWLNPPDLVEIVPEVVPGYPDRILPRDEKAADLLKKRTLTNLYNERPQWLQNAHAELDRAVAAAYGWPEDISTEDALAKLLELNLERSARQ; encoded by the coding sequence ATGACCCCGCAAGATTTCATCCGCAAATGGAAGACCCACGCGCTGACCGAAAGGGCCTCGGCGCAGGAGCATTTTATCGACCTGTGCCGGCTCGTGGGTCATCCCACCCCGGCCGAAGACGACCCCCAGGGCGATCATTTCACTTTCGAGAAAGGGGCCTCGATCGTCGGGGGCGGCGACGGCTGGGCGGACGTCTGGAAGAAGGGCTATTTCGCCTGGGAGTATAAAAAGCGGCGGCGCAATCTCGACGAGGCGATGACGCAGCTCACGCGCTACGCTGCGGCGCTGGAGCACCCGCCGCTTCTGGTCGTTTGCGACACGATCCGTTTCCAGATCCTGACCACCTGGACCAATCTGGAGACCAAGAAATACTCCTTCGAGCTCGAAGACCTCACGGACCCGGAAAAGCTCAAGATCCTCCACGCGGTCTTTCACGATCCCGAGGCGCTGAAACCCACGCGCACGCGGGCGATGATCACCGCCGATGCTGCGAAGAAATTCCAGACGATTTCCGACGCGCTGCAAAGCCGCAACCCCGACCGCGAGGCGGTGGCGCATTTCGTCAATCAACTCGTGTTCTGCTTCTTCGCCGACAGCGTTAAGCTGCTGCCCGAAGGGCTTTTGAAGAAACTGCTCCAGACGGCCGAGAAGCGTCCGCACAAATCCCGGGAATATCTGCAAAAGCTGTTCGATCAGATGAAGGACGGCGGGGAGTTCGACCTCACCGAAATCGCCTGGTTCAACGGCGGCCTGTTCGACGGACGCGCGCCGCTCGCGCTGGAGCACGTCGAGATCGGCCTGCTTTTCGCGTTGACTAGCCTCGACTGGAGCCTGATCGACCCCACTATTTTCGGCACGCTGTTCGAGCGCTTTCTCGACCCCGACAAGCGCGCGCAGATCGGCGCGCATTACACCGACCCCGACAAGATCATGATGATCGTGGAGCCGGTGGTGCTGCGGCCTCTGCGGGCGCGCTGGCGCGATGCTTTCGGCAGGATCGGGGAAATCATGCGGCCGGCGGGAGAAGCCGGAGCGGCGGGCCGCAAGGGCCAGAAGGATCAGGACAGGAAAATCGCCGCCGCCCGCGCCAGGGCGGAAGGCTTGCGGGACGAGTTCATCGACGGACTGACGAGGCTGCGCATCCTCGATCCGGCCTGCGGCTCGGGGAATTTTCTCTATCTCGCCCTTCAGGGCGTGAAGGATATCGAATATTGCGCCATCAACGATTGCGAGACGCTGGGCCTTGGTCGTCCGGTCACGCGGGTCGGGCCGGAGATATTGCTCGGCATCGAGATAAACCCTTTCGCGGCCGAGCTGGCGCGGACGACCATCTGGATCGGCGACATCCAATGGTCGATCAAGAACGCGATCTACTCGCGGCCGACGCCGATCCTGCGCAAGCTCGATTCGATCGAACAGCGCGACGCCGTGCTGAACGCGGATGGAAGCGAGGCCCAATGGCCCGAGACGGATTTCATCATCGGCAATCCGCCGTTTTTGGGCGGGAAAAAGCTGCGCGCTGGGCTCGGCCACGATTATGTGGAAAGACTGTTCGCCGCCTATGACGGGCGCGTGCCGGCCGAGGCCGATCTCGTCTGCTACTGGTTTTCGAAAGCCTGGGAGGCGGTCGGCGCCGCCCGCGCCAAAGCTGTGGGACTGGTCGCGACCAACTCCATTCGCGGCGGCGCCAACCGGCGCGTGCTGGAGCCCATCGCGCAGGCCAACGCCATTTTCGAGGCCTGGAGTGACGAGCCCTGGACCATCGACGGCGCCGCGGTGCGGGTCAGCCTCGTGTGTTTTGGCGCGACGGAAGAAGAGAGGCGGCTGGATGGCCAGCCGTCAGCGGCTATAAATGCCGATCTTTCCGGCCGGTCCTCGGACGTCACGCTGGCGCAGCGCCTGAAGGAAAATGAAGGCGTCGCCTTCATGGGCGACACCAAGGGCGGCGCCTTCGACATCCCCGGCGAATTGGCGCGGGAATGGCTGCGAGCGCCGCTCAACCCCAACGGCAGGCCCAACAGCGAAGTGCTGAGGCCTTGGGTCAACGGTCTCGATGTGACGCGCCGTCCGCGCGACATGTGGATCATCGACTTCGGCTGGGAAATGAGCGAAGATGAAGCGGCGATGTATGAGGCGCCCTTCGCCTATGTGCTGGAGCATGTGAAGCCTGAGCGCGACAAGAATCGTCGCGACGCCTATCGCAAATACTGGTGGCGGCATGTGGAGGCGCGCCCGGCGATGTGGGCGGCTATCAAGGCCCTCGCAGCAACGTCCCCCGCCCCGGATCAAAAGGCGTCATTGCGACCGCGAGCGACAAGCGAACCGGGAAGCAATCCAGGAGTCGAGGGCGGCCCCTCGTCGGCTTCGCCTCCTCGCAAAGACGCCACGTCGGGAGCGAGATATATCGCGACGCCGAGGGTAGCTAGGTACAGAAGTTTTCTATGGATGCACGGGTCCTGTGTGCCGGACTCTCGTTGCTTCGCGCTAGCAAGAAACGACGAAGCGTTTTTTGGTATCTTGCAAAGTGGATTCCACGAGCATTGGAGCATGGCGACGGGTTCTTGGCATGGCGTGGGCGATGATCCAGTTTATAATACAAGTACTTGCTTCGAAACCTTCCCCTTCCCCGCTGGGCTCACGCCGAATATTCCGGCCACGGATTACGCCGACGACCCCCGAGCAAAGCGCATCGCGGCGGCGGCGAAGAAGCTCGACGAGCTGCGCCGCAACTGGCTCAACCCGCCCGACCTCGTCGAGATCGTTCCCGAGGTGGTTCCAGGTTATCCCGACCGCATCCTGCCCAGGGACGAGAAAGCCGCCGACCTGCTCAAGAAGCGCACACTGACCAATCTTTACAACGAGCGGCCGCAATGGCTCCAGAACGCCCATGCCGAACTCGACCGCGCGGTGGCCGCGGCCTATGGCTGGCCGGAGGATATTTCGACCGAGGACGCGCTGGCCAAGCTGCTGGAACTCAATCTGGAGCGCTCGGCCCGGCAATGA
- a CDS encoding type II toxin-antitoxin system ParD family antitoxin, with protein sequence MNVSVGQRWEEFIDQLVKSGRYASAAEVMREGLRLVEEREAKLKSLRETIQESLAEGGENTVADARERIERKHRELEVRPR encoded by the coding sequence ATGAACGTCTCGGTCGGCCAGCGCTGGGAAGAATTCATCGACCAACTGGTGAAATCGGGTCGCTACGCCTCTGCCGCTGAAGTGATGCGCGAGGGCCTGCGCCTCGTCGAAGAACGCGAGGCCAAGCTGAAGTCGCTGCGCGAGACGATCCAGGAGTCGCTGGCCGAGGGCGGGGAAAACACGGTCGCCGATGCTCGCGAGCGTATCGAGCGTAAGCATCGGGAGCTCGAGGTCCGGCCTCGGTGA
- a CDS encoding type II toxin-antitoxin system RelE/ParE family toxin: MRTPIFLNAALRDLDDIFEYLAEQSGDLALAREFVDSIVEQVEKMAALPGTIGRPRDNLAKGLRSFPFRGYLIFMRYEKDRLYVVDVLHQRRDVESAFVKDTFPK; encoded by the coding sequence ATGCGCACGCCAATCTTTTTGAACGCCGCCTTGCGTGATTTGGATGACATCTTCGAATATCTCGCCGAGCAGTCGGGCGATCTCGCCCTTGCGCGTGAATTCGTCGATTCCATCGTCGAACAGGTGGAGAAAATGGCCGCCCTGCCCGGGACCATTGGCCGTCCACGCGACAACCTAGCAAAAGGGCTACGGAGCTTCCCCTTTCGAGGTTATTTGATATTCATGCGCTATGAAAAAGACAGGCTGTATGTCGTTGACGTTCTTCACCAGCGCCGCGATGTGGAATCGGCTTTCGTGAAAGACACCTTCCCCAAATGA
- a CDS encoding RNA methyltransferase — protein MTGAGTDHTKPKLEGGPAIILVRPQLAVNIGMCARAMANFGLSDLRLVAPREGWPRTGAYRKGAYAAAAGAVHLLESAKVYPDVPTAIADLSFCYAATARGRGQMKPVHIPSQAMPQTAARIAAGEKHGVMYGPERTGLDNDDVALADAILTFPVNPAYASLNLAQAVLLTGYEWFRSAHGDALPFDTSERSPPATREMTAAFFEFLEEQLDAREFFRPKTKKPVMARNLRNMFHRMSLTEQDVRTLWGVVVRLVEGPRREPNARRRKKLEEAQAREEAAAAERLRIPKGAPPEAPE, from the coding sequence ATGACCGGCGCCGGAACCGATCACACCAAGCCGAAGCTCGAAGGCGGGCCGGCGATCATTCTGGTGCGGCCTCAGCTCGCCGTGAACATCGGCATGTGCGCCCGCGCCATGGCGAATTTCGGCCTGTCGGATCTGCGTCTCGTGGCGCCGCGCGAGGGCTGGCCGCGCACCGGGGCCTATCGCAAGGGGGCCTACGCCGCCGCCGCCGGAGCGGTGCATCTGCTGGAAAGCGCCAAGGTCTATCCCGACGTGCCCACGGCCATCGCGGACCTCTCCTTCTGCTACGCCGCCACCGCGCGCGGGCGTGGGCAGATGAAGCCTGTGCATATTCCCTCTCAGGCCATGCCCCAGACCGCCGCGCGCATCGCCGCCGGCGAGAAGCATGGCGTGATGTACGGCCCCGAGCGCACCGGGCTGGACAATGACGACGTGGCGCTCGCCGACGCCATCCTCACCTTTCCGGTCAATCCCGCCTATGCCTCGCTCAATCTGGCGCAGGCAGTTCTGCTGACGGGCTATGAATGGTTTCGCTCCGCCCATGGCGACGCCCTGCCCTTCGATACTTCCGAGCGCTCGCCGCCGGCGACGCGCGAGATGACGGCCGCCTTCTTCGAATTTCTGGAGGAGCAGCTCGACGCGCGCGAGTTCTTCCGGCCCAAGACCAAGAAGCCGGTGATGGCCCGCAACCTGCGCAATATGTTCCATCGCATGAGCCTGACCGAGCAGGACGTGCGCACGCTGTGGGGCGTGGTGGTGCGGCTGGTGGAAGGACCCCGCCGGGAGCCCAACGCCCGCCGGCGCAAGAAGCTGGAAGAGGCGCAGGCGCGGGAGGAGGCCGCCGCGGCCGAACGGCTGCGCATACCCAAAGGCGCGCCGCCGGAAGCGCCGGAGTGA